A single genomic interval of Zingiber officinale cultivar Zhangliang chromosome 4A, Zo_v1.1, whole genome shotgun sequence harbors:
- the LOC121970742 gene encoding DNA-directed RNA polymerase I subunit 1-like — MTDARNEEAASAVIDSVHFSFYTPEEVRRLSVKKITNEYLLDAKNSPIPDGLYDPAMGPLNDTDPCKSCGQLSVRCPGHCGHIDLAKPIYNPLLFKILQNLLQVTCFFCHKFRKNEDKVKHCVEQLRLIVKGDIAGARNLEAHSSSEAFFPQEESAESVTSVASDIEVASSEHKTWTSLQHSESRAVLYNFMSDKRKNCDNCGRKNPSITSPVFGWFNKGLRASDIKANILLGYNVGPTSSESKNSTVTHSRGESGSEMADEHSSLEQKTKEKIKLDDLPPEVIKLMQSSGPKHLLPSEVELILKDLWKNEADLCLLMLDLQCRSQSPMERGYEIFFLKAILVPPNKFRPAAASTARGVMEHPQNTLLNKVQQANIALKSCTGDSNNTDILRRWMDLQRSVNVLYDSTKGLGKSEKESNGIRQLLEKKSGILRQKMMGKRVNFACRSVISPDPYLAVNEIGIPPYFALRLTYPERVTPWNVKKLRLAVMNGADIHPGATHYKDRDRMYKLQASKDMRNVISRKLPTSRAVTAQHGMGPESDFEGKVVYRHLQDGDIVLVNRQPTLHKPSMMAHVVRVLKGEKTIRMHYANCSTYNADFDGDEMNVHLPQDEISRSEALNIANANKQYIVPTSGSPIRGLIQDHIVSAVLLTKLDTFLTREEYHQLIYVSCMPPTSYAQNRYGEKASLSWSENEIQPLPPAIWKPIPLWTGKQVITAILNYVTRGCLPFTIEKKGRIQKEYIGNDSAQLVLHIYNNELIHGMIDKAQFGTYGLVHAVHELYGPDVAGTLLSVFSRLFTSFLQMHGFTCGVDDLLLKRSSDMERDRILEKSEMLSEEVHRRFTRMKDDDKDPMKLQGEIEKVLRGHGESATALLDRMMSNAMNSLTSEINQTLFPSGLSKSFLTNCLSLMTATGAKGGLVNMTQISSLLGQQELEGKRVPRMVSGKTLPCFPPWDVSSRSGGFISDRFLTGLRPQEYYFHCMAGRDGLVDTAIKTSRSGYLQRCLVKNLECLKVSYDYTVRDADGSVVQFIYGEDGVDVLKSSYISEFKMLSDNQKVVLQKFNDQMVDATLEKSNIFINKLPSSLKEGATDFISKNQKRSPHQIKKKTFMKLMKQKYLTSLADPGESVGVIAAQSVGEPSTQMTLNTFHLAGKGDMNVTLGIPRLQEILMTASKDIRTPLMNCPLHAWKTKDDAERLSAKLRRVYVADVVEKMEVCTVPFSIYGNEIATIYKLKMTLYPSKLYPAFYELTLEDCMEVIRTTFVDAMEEAITKHLDMIHRISDINVASGKEENDFEEGFEEDESRNVATTAEANNDGGNGRDDDDDDDSDDDDGTGAKKSKQARDEVEYEDGIENEKFAATAGEHDDEIRSGFESGVDQIEEDEDYVMGGENPPDSDTDTEAPETPTKGHSTPMSVDSKKSKFTNKGEESLSKAESTTVSKDKKKKSKGKSEKLEVKKKLNKPKRSSKKIKRAISCKFEGLNFEVQFVFRKEPRILLAEIAQKTSKCVYVKQCKNIDKCTVKENKNNTDPFTLQIAGVDFATLWNLYEHLDVNQIYTNDVHAMLNTYGVEAARATIIKEVTNVFGLYGINVNIRHLSLIADFMTFHGGYRPMNRLGMAGFNTSPFGRMTFETATKFIVESALHGEVDTLESPSASVCLGQPVKYGTGCFDLMQNLPM; from the exons TTGCAAGTCCTGTGGGCAGCTTTCTGTTCGTTGCCCAGGTCACTGTGGTCATATTGACCTTGCAAAACCAATTTATAACCCATTACTATTCAAGATCCTCCAGAACCTACTTCAAGTCACCTGCTTCTTTTGTCATAAGTTCAGAAAAAATGAAGACAAG GTAAAGCACTGCGTTGAACAATTGCGTCTTATTGTGAAAGGTGACATTGCTGGGGCTAGAAATTTGGAAGCCCACTCATCAAGTGAGGCATTTTTTCCCCAAGAAGAAAGTGCAGAATCTGTAACATCAGTTGCATCAGATATTGAAGTAGCAAGTTCAGAGCATAAAACCTGGACATCACTTCAACATTCCGAGTCTCGTGCTGTTTTGTATAACTTTATGAGTGATAAGCGAAAAAATTGTGATAATTGTGGTAGAAAGAATCCATCCATCACCAGTCCTGTTTTTGGTTGGTTCAACAAG GGACTACGAGCTTCTGATATAAAAGCCAATATTCTATTGGGGTACAATGTCGGTCCAACATCCAGTGAGTCAAAAAATTCAACTGTTACTCATTCAAGGGGAGAGAGTGGCTCTGAAATGGCTGATGAACATTCTTCACTGgaacaaaaaacaaaagaaaaaatcaAATTAGATGATTTGCCTCCTGAAGTCATCAAGCTGATGCAATCTTCTGGACCAAAGCATTTGTTGCCTTCTGAG GTAGAACTTATTTTAAAAGATCTGTGGAAAAATGAGGCTGATCTCTGCCTACTAATGTTAGACCTTCAATGTCGAAGCCAGAGTCCCATGGAGAGGGGCTATGAGATTTTTTTTCTGAAGGCTATTCTTGTACCACCAAACAAGTTCCGTCCTGCTGCTGCCAGTACTGCTCGTGGG GTAATGGAACATCCTCAAAATACTTTGCTGAACAAAGTCCAACAAGCTAACATTGCTTTAAAGAGTTGCACTGGTGATTCTAATAATACTGATATTTTGCGGAGGTGGATGGATCTTCAAAGAAGTGTGAACGTGTTGTATGATAGTACCAAAGGTTTAG GGAAAAGCGAAAAAGAATCTAATGGTATACGCCAATTGTTGGAAAAAAAGTCAGGTATCCTACGACAGAAAATGATGGGGAAGAGAGTGAATTTTGCATGTCGTTCTGTCATATCTCCTGATCCATACTTAGCTGTCAATGAAATTGGCATTCCTCCTTACTTTGCATTGAGATTGACATATCCCGAG cgAGTGACACCTTGGAATGTTAAAAAGCTGCGGCTTGCTGTAATGAATGGTGCCGATATTCATCCTGGAGCTACACACTACAAGGACAGGGATAGAATGTACAAGCTGCAAGCAAGCAAAGATATGCGCAATGTGATCTCAAGGAAATTGCCAACGTCAAGAGCTGTCACTGCCCAACATGGAATGGGTCCAGAATCAGATTTTGAAGGCAAGGTTGTCTATCGCCATTTACAAGATGGAGACATTGTGCTTGTTAATCGACAG CCTACCCTTCATAAACCGAGTATGATGGCTCATGTCGTTCGTGTGTTGAAAGGGGAGAAGACAATTCGTATGCACTATGCAAATTGCAG CACCTACAATGCGGATTTTGATGGTGATGAAATGAATGTACACCTCCCACAAGATGAAATTTCACGTTCTGAAGCTCTTAACATTGCTAatgcaaacaaacaatatatTGTTCCCACAAGTGGATCCCCTATTAGAGGACTTATTCAG GATCATATTGTGAGTGCTGTCCTGTTGACAAAGTTAGACACTTTTTTAACCCGCGAAGAGTATCATCAACTTATATATGTTTCTTGTATGCCTCCTACATCATATGCTCAAAATAGATATGGTGAAAAGGCTTCTCTCTCATGGTCTGAGAATGAGATTCAGCCTCTTCCTCCTGCTATATGGAAACCAATACCATTGTGGACAGGAAAACAG GTTATTACTGCAATCCTTAACTATGTCACACGAGGTTGCCTTCCTTTTACTATTGAAAAGAAAGGAAGAATACAAAAAGAGTATATTGGGAATGATAGTGCTCAACTTGTTTTGCATATTTACAATAATGAGCTAATACACGGAATGATCGATAAGGCTCAATTTGGAACATATGGTTTAGTTCATGCAGTCCATGAACTTTATGGTCCAGATGTTGCAGGAACTCTGCTTTCTGTATTTAGCCGATTATTTACTTCCTTTCTTCAG ATGCATGGGTTCACTTGTGGAGTAGATGACCTTTTACTTAAAAGGAGTTCAGACATGGAAAGGGATAGGATATTAGAAAAAAGCGAAATGTTAAGTGAAGAAGTCCATAGGCGCTTTACGAGAATGAAAGATGATGATAAAG ATCCTATGAAGTTGCAAGGTGAGATTGAAAAAGTTCTACGTGGTCATGGAGAATCAGCAACTGCTCTTTTGGATAGGATGATGTCAAATGCCATGAATAGTCTGACTTCCGAGATAAATCAGACCCTCTTTCCTAGTGGACTGTCAAAGTCATTTTTAACGAACTGTCTCTCTCTTATGACAGCCACTGGAGCAAAAGGTGGTCTG GTCAATATGACACAAATATCTTCTTTGTTGGGCCAACAAGAATTGGAAGGGAAACGGGTGCCACGTATGGTATCCGGTAAAACTTTACCTTGCTTTCCTCCTTGGGATGTTTCAAGCCGATCTGGAGGCTTCATTAGCGATCGTTTTTTGACTGGTCTACGACCCCAAGAATACTATTTCCACTGCATGGCTGGGCGTGACGG CTTGGTGGATACAGCCATCAAAACATCGCGTAGTGGGTACTTGCAGCGGTGCCTTGTCAAGAATCTTGAATGTCTGAAAGTCTCATATGATTATACAGTACGAGATGCTGATGGATCTGTTGTCCAATTCATTTACGGGGAAGATGGGGTTGATGTTCTTAAGTCAAGTTATATTTCTGAGTTTAAAATGCTTTCTGAC AATCAAAAAGTGGTTTTGCAAAAGTTTAATGACCAAATGGTGGATGCCACTTTAGaaaaatcaaatatttttataaacaaaTTGCCAAGTTCTCTGAAAGAGGGTGCAACTGATTTTATTTCTAAGAATCAAAAGAGGTCTCCTCATCAAATTAAGAAAAAGACCTTTATGAAGttaatgaaacaaaagtacctCACAAGTCTTGCCGATCCGGGTGAGTCTGTTGGTGTCATTGCCGCACAGTCTGTTGGAGAACCATCAACACAAATGAC GCTCAATACATTTCATTTGGCTGGCAAGGGAGACATGAATGTTACACTTGGAATACCCCGTTTACAAGAAATCTTGATGACTGCTTCAAAGGATATCCGAACTCCTCTCATGAACTGTCCCCTACATGCTTGGAAGACGAA AGATGATGCTGAACGTCTTTCTGCCAAGTTAAGGAGAGTCTATGTGGCTGATGTTGTGGAGAAGATGGAAGTCTGCACTGTTCCATTTTCCATTTATGGGAATGAGATCGCAACTATTTATAAGCTGAAAATGACTCTTTATCCAAGCAAACTCTATCCGGCCTTTTATGAGTTAACATTAGAAGATTGCATGGAGGTTATTAGGACAACATTTGTTGATGCCATGGAAGAAGCCATTACAAAACACTTGGATATGATACACAGGATCAGCGACATCAATGTTGCTTCCGGCAAGGAAGAAAATGATTTCGAGGAAGGGTTTGAGGAGGATGAATCTAGAAACGTAGCAACGACCGCAGAGGCAAACAATGATGGTGGCAATGGCCGTGATGACGATGACGACGATGatagtgatgatgatgatggaacTGGTGCTAAAAAGTCAAAACAAGCACGTGATGAAGTGGAGTATGAGGATGGTATCGAGAATGAGAAATTTGCCGCAACAGCAGGTGAGCATGATGACGAGATCCGATCAGGGTTTGAGAGTGGAGTTGATCagattgaagaagatgaagattaTGTTATGGGAGGTGAAAACCCTCCTGATTCGGACACAGACACTGAAGCTCCTGAAACTCCGACTAAAGGACATTCTACACCCATGTCAGTTGATAGCAAGAAATCAAAATTCACAAACAAAGGAGAAGAAAGCCTATCTAAAGCCGAGTCTACTACTGTgtcaaaagataaaaaaaagaaatcaaaaggGAAGAGTGAAAAATTAGAGGTGAAAAAGAAACTTAATAAGCCCAAAAGAAGCAGCAAGAAAATCAAAAGAGCAATATCTTGCAAATTTGAGGGATTGAACTTTGAGGTTCAGTTTGTCTTCAGAAAGGAACCCCGTATTCTGTTGGCTGAG ATTGCGCAAAAGACATCAAAGTGTGTGTACGTCAAGCAATGCAAGAACATCGACAAGTGTACagtgaaagaaaataaaaacaataccGATCCATTCACACTGCAGATCGCGGGAgtggactttgctacactttggAATTTGTATGAGCATCTGGATGTCAATCAAATTTATACGAACGATGTACATGCAATGCTTAACACATATGGTGTAGAAGCAGCCAGAGCAACCATCATCAAGGAGGTCACTAATGTGTTTGGGTTATATGGTATAAATGTAAACATCCGGCATCTGAGCCTAATTGCTGATTTCATGACCTTTCACGGTGGATACCGACCTATGAACAGACTTGGTATGGCTGGGTTCAACACTTCGCCCTTTGGTAGGATGACATTTGAGACCGCCACCAAGTTCATCGTCGAGTCAGCCTTGCACGGGGAAGTGGACACATTAGAATCTCCATCAGCCAGTGTATGCCTTGGCCAGCCCGTCAAATATGGAACTGGTTGTTTCGACTTGATGCAGAATTTGCCTATGTGA